Below is a genomic region from Cottoperca gobio chromosome 24, fCotGob3.1, whole genome shotgun sequence.
ACTCGGACATTCGGTCAGTGACTCGAGAAGAACTGCACGAGCTATTTCCTGAATCAAAGAATATCAAGCGGAGAAGGACTATCTTTGACCTAATACACAAACAGGTGAGATTTAAATAGAGATGACGTGGATGTAAACTAGTCACTAGTCAAATGCTCTATTGAAAtaattatgtaatataatatttctcTTTCAGAAGCCAGTTGAACAGCTCCTAAGAGAAGTAAGAGAGTTCATCCCAGATGACAATTTCAAGGGTATGTATTATGTAAAGCCTTGCTAACAGTgactttcactttcacattatcttgtttttttggaccATGGCTGTGGAGGAAATGTatgttactgtgtttatgttgtcattcagattttaacacacacaacctcattctctctctctctctccagcggCTCTAACTGACAATGGAGTCCTGGTTAATTACCTCAGTATCCTGAAGGACATGAAGACCCAAATGAATAATATCCAGAGTTTCCTTGATGCTCACATCAATGTTCTGGAAGAATTTAGATGGAATCAGCCCAATCAGGAATCTGCTCTCTGTATTTCAATGAAACCCCACGATGACGGCCAAAGTGAATCTCACACACTTGCACATCCCCTGGCATGGTTAATGAGTAGAATTTCATCTTGacttaaaatgtcacttttggagttgatttttaaatgacataGTATATGATGTTGATTCACATATATGCCTTATGTGACTTTCAGGTACAAGTATCTTGGAAAGTAGCAGTGCTCAAATGATGCTCCATTGACATATAAGATTTTCTAAtgttaaaaacagcaacagCCTCATTAACATGCAATACTACAGGGATCTGACACACTTTATAATGCAGTTTTATTTCAATATCATTGTATCTTAAGTGCATAAGAAACGTCATAGTTCTATGTGCGTAACGTGGAACTGGAGGTTCATTCTTGACTGgaaaaacatctgaaataaaatattctaaattcatgtttcactttatttttatttttgaagtgaTTAATTGTATAATGTTATTTTCCTGACAGACTCATACACAAGTACTTCATCCACCAGTGGTCAAATGGAGGTCTACAATCCCCATCAGGCACAAGGTGAATCTGactttcttcttcactcttATGACATGTTTAATTAGTATTCGCTTTGAGGGTATAACTGACAAAGGTCACTTTTGGAgttgattttttaaatgataaactaagATTTGGAGTTAGTAAGTACATTTACGCCATTTTTATGTGACTTATAAAGACAGCATTATTGGCCAACCTGGAAGACATCAACAAGGAGCACAAAGTAAATCTAACTTTTTTCCTCTTCACACTTTAATGGCATATAAGATTTtctaatgttaatgtttgttcatGTTTACAACAGCAGCCCCATTAAAGGAACCTAAAAGTTGTCCTCCCAGCCATCTGACTACCCAATCAAGCTTTTGTGGCAGGAGATCTGACATCGATGTTGAATTCGTTCACTTCGAATCCTTCAcccatttgtctccacatgacgGTGAGTGATCGATGATAATTGGAAACTCAGCAGTTATAAGTTGTCTCTCCGGGAGCTTCTTGGGTGTGTAAGCTGTGCAGGCTAATGTGTCAGTACGTAAAGTTtaactatatgtttatttattctaatatGGTACTTTTATTGTACTAATATATTTTAGTGTGATGATAGTAGGTCTTGAGACATTGCCAGTTTTAgaatatgtttataaaaatatgttttgaaagtTTTACATAGCATGAATCATTTTATTCTAATTGTAGGTTCtctaaatgtttgtaaatgtataagTCTGTGCACATCCATGCTTCTCTCTACAGCCACCGTGATGTACCGTATGGTTGTCAGCGGTCAAACCTTTGGTGCACATCAACAGCTGATGGACAAATTCAAGAATCAGGATCAGTTTATACTTactgaagacacaaacaactacGAGATCACTTTTGTCTTCTGCCCAATCAGTTCACGCATTCAGTCAGATGTTGACGCAGCCATGAGTAATGTTAAAGGTAAGGGAAAGATTTTTCAGTCTCTTCACACCAAAATGGAAATGGCATATAATTTGTTTGCGATTTGGGTTCTTTCTGACTTGTGTAAGCAAAGTTAAGTTATCAACATATTGATGTATTGGTAAAAGAGAACACACCAAACCTTGCAATATAAGCTCCAAGTTACAATTTTCCACCCTAACCCTCTCATTCTGCCTCCTCTCTGTTTATGTCCTCAGATGATAAACCTGTCATTCTGGTGTTGATGCACCACACACGTGAGGCCAAGATCATGACATATATGAAAACATATGACGCTAAAGTTCAGTTGCATGTCAACGTTTTCTACCATGAGACGAAACGTGGATTAATTCCGTGTTATGAAAATAGGGCTGCTGTGACCGATATACAAAGAGTACTATGGGGCTTCATTAAGAAGAGTTAAGAGGAAATGATGACGGTGTGATGGACATCTAGTTGTCCTGTGAGGTGGTGGTGGTAACAACATCAGTCGTTCTGGTTTTCTTTAGCTTGGTTATTAGAATTAGCTCTGTTGATGGTGGCAACGATGGTATTATTTCCGTTCACACAAGTAAACAATATGTAATGGATCataaacagcaaaaataaaacaggcaacatttgattgatttagaCCAATAACTGATTTACATGAAAATGAGATCAGCTACTGATTGTGGTCTAATGATGTCAGTATTAATGGGTGTAAACAGCTAAACAAAAAGTTGTTTGCTTATTTCCTGCTTATGAATTTCTAAAGCTCTTATAACCCTAACTCATTAGActaatattgtaataaaatgcatttcctATAATCAAATGTATAATCCAGTGTTCTCCAGTTGctattgttgtttctgtataGACGTATTAAGACTTGAATGTACCGTGAGTTTAAAGAGTGCCACAAAGCTCAGTAACTGGCCAAAGGATGACCTTTGAGAATAAAGTATATCAGAAATCACATGGTTGAGAGATTATATCTGCATGTTTTACACCCTTTCACCAACAGGTGgttttgtgtgcacatgaagACTTGCTGGAAAGCTTCAACGCTTCAAGAAGCTTCCTCTCGCCATCACTACTTATTGTAAAGTTATTTTGCGTGATATGTTATGTAAGGTGTGAGGATTAATATACCTAATATTTTCAATAAACTGCAATAATGGGTGCAATCATATTGTCTGTGATCCTTTTTTTGCTggcataataaatatatatatatatatatatttaagcaatagctcacgacaggccgtggtatatggtcattatatcacagttaaggggcgtggttcggcccgacgcgaagcggagtgagctattgcttttataaaacagttaccaagtgtggcaatatgaaagaaaaatacacactccaatataaatagtttttattattaaataatgatgttcaaaataaaatagtccctccgttgccttcttcacaaaacatagtgtgaggtggttgctatgcaacaacactaacagctagcgaacatattagacagacaacgttgatcgatTATAGCTGCTatctgctcttcacgtagctctgcatgtcgtcttttaggggcttttttcaatccactcctccatagtaaagctttgtaagtttgtttcttaacggacgtaatttaacagctgtaacggttgtagctttttctcagacgcgaagggatactgacttgtgaaaactacaattctacccgtgatatacgctcattataccacggctaagaaccaattgcttgatttgacatgtccgttttataaatatatatattcacctCACtacacataattattattttaagtcaAAACACTTCtagcatttaaaacaaaacatttgaaggaCCCTGCATTATCAAATTAGtaaattaaactgtttttttctgtaTGGCCTGGGATATATTTTTCTCAGCTTGGCTCCAATGTGTCTAAATGCAGATGCAGGAATGTTTGAAagaatattttatattcagTAGTATTTACAGCTCAATTGTTCAATGTTGAACTTTTGTAAATACAGTCCGACAAGTGGGTTGAATTTACGCATTTATTAAAACTTAATTAAATACTTGAagttattaattacttttgtgcaaatgttttaatagtGCAAGTGcctgatgcttttattttggaaagaGAAAAGCTCTTTTGTTCTGAAAAACCAGGCCGGAAATGTGACATTGTTTACAAACAGAAGCTGCTTCCAGTCGGTGTCAGATCGCGCGTGCTGTGGAGATAAATATTATTTCCCGTTTTTGGACTTTCTTTCTCATGGCAAAGACTGCCACCAACGAGCTTTCTGCACTAACACCATAATGACATGTTAAAAGTTATATTCCGGTTAGTTGGGCTAATTAACTGCACAACAgttagctaacagttagctagCTCAACAGATGTTCTGCAGCATGGCAGTTTGATTAATTTCAAAAGGTGTTAGCTACAGGGAGGAAAAGTCTGTATCTAGAGGCTTCTGGTCTGTAACTATCCCGAGAAGAGTTATAGGCTAATATTCTCTGTTTGCAGCTAGGTTAGCTATTGCTTGGCTGTAATGTCTGTTCAACTATCCAGCTGTTAACGCCAGTAACTTTGTACGTTAGCAGAGGTTTGTCACACTTGCTTGTGTGTCATGCTCTTCGGCCTCGTCCTGTTGAGTCCCATCAGATCGAAGTGTTcaaaaatagtttgtttatatAAGGTTTTTGCTGTTACTGAACTATTATCATTTCGCAGACTGCATACTTTATCTACCAGTCACTGTGGTTACGGCAGCGCGCTGAAGTCATCTGCACACCGGTTTGGACTTAAggtaatgaaaagaaaaaacacttgtGCTGTCTTCACCTCAGTTtgcaaaaaacacaatatgatgatgatgatggttgtGACCTGGTAATATAATTCCTCCCTGCTTTAGGCACAGTCCTGTCTGTATCGGCTAACAGTGTGTGATATGCAGCCAGCCAGTATATCCTATGGCAAAGAGACCCCTGTGATTGCctcagatgatgatgaagaggaggtcCAGCAAAGCCCTGGAGGCTCCACAGTGTCTGGTGAGTACAACAGCCGGATATGCTGACAAGGTTTGACAAAAACTGTAATCAGCAACTGTTTTACTCTTTGACTAGTTACGCTTGAAAAATCCAACTGCACCGtgccaaatcaaatcaaatcaaatttatttaatatcacaaattatacatttgtctcagtgtactttacagactgtacaggttacaacaccctctgtccttagaccctcgcatcgtgGCAACCTActacatgagagacagaaactccggggatgataacccggatgatgagttagtaacatacatttacataaatgcatacagataaagaaggagaagaagagagggaggggaagagaagaaagagagcagggaggtgtcccccggcagtctaagcctatagcagcataactaggggctgatccagggcaaacctgagccagccctaactataagctttatcaaaaaggaaagtctttagcctgctcttaaatgtggagagtgtgtctgcctcccgaacacaaactggaagctggttccactggagaggagctcgatagctgaaggctctggctcccattgtactcttagagactctaggaaccacaagtaaccctgcagtctgggagcgcaatgctctagttggtttataaggtactatgagatctttaagatatgctggagcctgaccattaattgctttgtaagtcaggagaaggattttgaattctattctgtatttcacCGGGAGcctgtgcagagcagctaatacaggagtaatatgatcccgtttccttgttcttgtcaatacacgtgccgctgcattttggatcaactgaagagtcttaagcgactttttgggacaacctgataacaatgagttgcagtaatccagccttgaagtaacaaatgcatggactagtttttctgcatcattttgagacaggatgtgtcttatttttgcaatgtgaCGTAGATGAacgaaggcagtccttgagatttggtttatgtgggagttaaacgacagatcctgatcaaagatgatgccaagattccttacggtggtgctggaggccaagttaatgccatccagagcttctatgtcattagaaaatgcgtttcggaggcgtttagggccaagtataataacttcagttttgtctgtgtttaacatcaaaaagttgctagacatccaagtttttatgtccttaagacatgcttgaagtttagccaattgattagtttcgtctggtttaattgatagatataattgggtatcatccgcataacaatgaaagtttatagagtggttccttataatattgcccaaaggaagcatatataaggtgaatagaatcggttcaagtacagaaccctgcggaactccaagattgactttggctgtcatggaggatttatcgttaacacatacaaattgagagcGCTCAGATAAATaagacttgaaccagcttagtgcgattccttttatgccaacacaatg
It encodes:
- the LOC115003995 gene encoding uncharacterized protein LOC115003995 isoform X5, yielding MSSLLKEIDHIDTAAARVFEGAGLHTDSDIRSVTREELHELFPESKNIKRRRTIFDLIHKQKPVEQLLREVREFIPDDNFKAALTDNGVLVNYLSILKDMKTQMNNIQSFLDAHINVLEEFRWNQPNQESALCISMKPHDDGQNSYTSTSSTSGQMEVYNPHQAQDSIIGQPGRHQQGAQTAPLKEPKSCPPSHLTTQSSFCGRRSDIDVEFVHFESFTHLSPHDATVMYRMVVSGQTFGAHQQLMDKFKNQDQFILTEDTNNYEITFVFCPISSRIQSDVDAAMSNVKDDKPVILVLMHHTREAKIMTYMKTYDAKVQLHVNVFYHETKRGLIPCYENRAAVTDIQRVLWGFIKKS
- the LOC115003995 gene encoding uncharacterized protein LOC115003995 isoform X1 — encoded protein: MCEICFVSPFSTGEVMSSLLKEIDHIDTAAARVFEGAGLHTDSDIRSVTREELHELFPESKNIKRRRTIFDLIHKQKPVEQLLREVREFIPDDNFKAALTDNGVLVNYLSILKDMKTQMNNIQSFLDAHINVLEEFRWNQPNQESALCISMKPHDDGQNSYTSTSSTSGQMEVYNPHQAQDSIIGQPGRHQQGAQTAPLKEPKSCPPSHLTTQSSFCGRRSDIDVEFVHFESFTHLSPHDATVMYRMVVSGQTFGAHQQLMDKFKNQDQFILTEDTNNYEITFVFCPISSRIQSDVDAAMSNVKDDKPVILVLMHHTREAKIMTYMKTYDAKVQLHVNVFYHETKRGLIPCYENRAAVTDIQRVLWGFIKKS
- the LOC115003995 gene encoding uncharacterized protein LOC115003995 isoform X6; this encodes MCEICFVSPFSTGEVMSSLLKEIDHIDTAAARVFEGAGLHTDSDIRSVTREELHELFPESKNIKRRRTIFDLIHKQKPVEQLLREVREFIPDDNFKAALTDNGVLVNYLSILKDMKTQMNNIQSFLDAHINVLEEFRWNQPNQESALCISMKPHDDGQNSYTSTSSTSGQMEVYNPHQAQAPLKEPKSCPPSHLTTQSSFCGRRSDIDVEFVHFESFTHLSPHDATVMYRMVVSGQTFGAHQQLMDKFKNQDQFILTEDTNNYEITFVFCPISSRIQSDVDAAMSNVKDDKPVILVLMHHTREAKIMTYMKTYDAKVQLHVNVFYHETKRGLIPCYENRAAVTDIQRVLWGFIKKS
- the LOC115003995 gene encoding uncharacterized protein LOC115003995 isoform X4 encodes the protein MCEICFVSPFSTGEVMSSLLKEIDHIDTAAARVFEGAGLHTDSDIRSVTREELHELFPESKNIKRRRTIFDLIHKQKPVEQLLREVREFIPDDNFKAALTDNGVLVNYLSILKDMKTQMNNIQSFLDAHINVLEEFRWNQPNQESALCISMKPHDDGQNSYTSTSSTSGQMEVYNPHQAQAAPLKEPKSCPPSHLTTQSSFCGRRSDIDVEFVHFESFTHLSPHDATVMYRMVVSGQTFGAHQQLMDKFKNQDQFILTEDTNNYEITFVFCPISSRIQSDVDAAMSNVKDDKPVILVLMHHTREAKIMTYMKTYDAKVQLHVNVFYHETKRGLIPCYENRAAVTDIQRVLWGFIKKS
- the LOC115003995 gene encoding uncharacterized protein LOC115003995 isoform X2, which translates into the protein MCEICFVSPFSTGEVMSSLLKEIDHIDTAAARVFEGAGLHTDSDIRSVTREELHELFPESKNIKRRRTIFDLIHKQKPVEQLLREVREFIPDDNFKAALTDNGVLVNYLSILKDMKTQMNNIQSFLDAHINVLEEFRWNQPNQESALCISMKPHDDGQNSYTSTSSTSGQMEVYNPHQAQDSIIGQPGRHQQGAQTPLKEPKSCPPSHLTTQSSFCGRRSDIDVEFVHFESFTHLSPHDATVMYRMVVSGQTFGAHQQLMDKFKNQDQFILTEDTNNYEITFVFCPISSRIQSDVDAAMSNVKDDKPVILVLMHHTREAKIMTYMKTYDAKVQLHVNVFYHETKRGLIPCYENRAAVTDIQRVLWGFIKKS
- the LOC115003995 gene encoding uncharacterized protein LOC115003995 isoform X3; this encodes MCEICFVSPFSTGEVMSSLLKEIDHIDTAAARVFEGAGLHTDSDIRSVTREELHELFPESKNIKRRRTIFDLIHKQPVEQLLREVREFIPDDNFKAALTDNGVLVNYLSILKDMKTQMNNIQSFLDAHINVLEEFRWNQPNQESALCISMKPHDDGQNSYTSTSSTSGQMEVYNPHQAQDSIIGQPGRHQQGAQTAPLKEPKSCPPSHLTTQSSFCGRRSDIDVEFVHFESFTHLSPHDATVMYRMVVSGQTFGAHQQLMDKFKNQDQFILTEDTNNYEITFVFCPISSRIQSDVDAAMSNVKDDKPVILVLMHHTREAKIMTYMKTYDAKVQLHVNVFYHETKRGLIPCYENRAAVTDIQRVLWGFIKKS